A genome region from Balneolaceae bacterium includes the following:
- a CDS encoding CoA-binding protein, which yields MRSTFNNWYDRKMRATPEQRRETEAIASLLREIRTIAIVGISRNRHKDSHYVGRYLQRAGYRIVPVNPGAEEILGETAWPDLASIPFPVDAVDLFRPPAAIPAAVEEALAVHPRVVWLQLGTGTHPEQKRIVEQAGITFVQNRCMKVDHQFLIRQQEE from the coding sequence ATGAGATCCACTTTCAACAACTGGTACGACCGCAAGATGCGCGCCACGCCGGAACAGAGGCGTGAGACCGAGGCCATCGCCTCCCTCCTGCGTGAGATCCGGACCATCGCCATCGTGGGCATCTCGCGAAACCGTCACAAAGACAGCCATTACGTGGGACGATACCTGCAGCGTGCAGGCTACCGCATCGTCCCCGTCAACCCCGGGGCGGAGGAGATCCTGGGCGAAACCGCCTGGCCTGACCTCGCCTCCATCCCCTTTCCGGTGGACGCGGTGGACCTGTTTCGGCCGCCGGCCGCCATACCAGCCGCGGTGGAGGAGGCGCTGGCCGTGCATCCCCGCGTGGTTTGGCTGCAGCTGGGCACCGGTACCCACCCCGAGCAGAAACGGATCGTCGAGCAGGCAGGTATCACCTTCGTGCAGAACCGCTGCATGAAAGTGGACCACCAGTTCCTGATCCGCCAGCAGGAGGAGTGA
- a CDS encoding FAD-dependent oxidoreductase, which yields MSHSPEHVVVIGAGIAGLSAAWFLSRKGMEVTVVDRDDGTDNCSYGNAGMIVPSHVIPLASPGMIAKGLRWMLDKESPFYIRPRLSTKLLSWAWKFRQASSEQHVEASGPVLRDLLLESREIYMAWEQGEEIEFTFGKGGLYMYCRTEEGLEEERRSMERCRELGIPAEELSAEEVGEREPGIHLDIKGAVWFPWDGHVWPRQVLDQLKVRLMERGVTFRWRTEVTGARTEGDRIRTLRTADGEELDAGAFALCAGAWSGSLGENLGAKLPMLAGKGYSMTLHHPPVRLQNIAILSEEKVTCTPLDGGMRFGGTMELTGTDISVTASRLRGLKKSVCRYLPDFSMEDLEGHDIWVGLRPCSPDGLPYVGQAGSFKNLFVSTGHAMMGMSLGPSCGLLLSELMTRGSSELMHPKIDPNRFT from the coding sequence ATGTCTCATTCCCCCGAACACGTCGTCGTCATCGGGGCCGGTATCGCCGGCCTTTCCGCCGCCTGGTTTCTCAGCCGCAAGGGTATGGAGGTGACGGTAGTGGACCGCGATGACGGCACCGACAACTGCTCCTACGGCAATGCGGGCATGATCGTGCCCAGCCACGTCATCCCCCTGGCCTCACCCGGGATGATCGCCAAAGGGCTGCGCTGGATGCTGGACAAGGAAAGCCCCTTCTACATTCGGCCCCGCCTCAGCACCAAACTGCTCTCCTGGGCATGGAAATTCCGGCAGGCCTCCAGCGAGCAGCACGTGGAGGCATCGGGGCCGGTGCTACGTGACCTGCTGCTGGAGAGCCGGGAGATCTACATGGCCTGGGAGCAGGGAGAGGAAATCGAATTCACCTTCGGCAAGGGGGGACTCTACATGTACTGCCGAACCGAGGAGGGACTGGAGGAGGAGCGCCGCAGCATGGAGCGCTGCCGCGAGCTGGGGATTCCAGCGGAGGAGCTCTCGGCCGAGGAGGTGGGCGAGCGGGAGCCCGGGATCCACCTGGACATTAAAGGAGCGGTCTGGTTCCCGTGGGACGGCCACGTCTGGCCGCGGCAGGTGCTGGACCAGCTCAAGGTGCGCCTCATGGAGCGCGGGGTGACCTTCCGGTGGAGGACCGAGGTGACGGGCGCGCGGACCGAAGGCGACCGCATTCGCACCCTCCGCACCGCGGACGGGGAGGAGCTGGATGCCGGCGCCTTCGCCCTCTGCGCCGGCGCGTGGTCGGGCAGCCTGGGAGAAAACCTGGGGGCAAAACTGCCCATGCTGGCCGGCAAGGGCTACAGCATGACACTGCATCATCCGCCCGTCCGCCTGCAAAACATCGCCATCCTGAGCGAAGAGAAAGTAACCTGCACGCCCCTGGACGGCGGCATGCGCTTCGGAGGCACCATGGAGCTCACCGGAACCGACATCTCGGTGACCGCATCGCGCCTTCGGGGACTCAAAAAATCGGTCTGCCGCTACCTTCCGGATTTCTCGATGGAGGACCTGGAGGGACACGACATCTGGGTGGGACTGCGGCCCTGCTCGCCCGACGGGCTGCCCTACGTGGGACAGGCCGGCTCTTTCAAAAACCTTTTTGTCTCCACCGGCCACGCCATGATGGGCATGAGTCTGGGACCTTCCTGCGGGCTGCTGCTGTCCGAGCTGATGACCCGCGGATCCTCGGAGCTTATGCATCCCAAGATCGACCCGAACCGTTTTACCTGA
- a CDS encoding DUF2306 domain-containing protein produces MTHAILILHIAAGFAALLAGGVAIATKKGKGWHVTAGRIYFWSMAGVAGSALYLSVVRPNPFLLLISLFSFFLTWSGYRAIHWKNRTLQGPVRWFHRTLVPLFLLTGCLMVTLGALAWLGISFHPALERLAAVLFVFGVIFTVLAAAEFRHMIWPETSGKFWWMYRHIGSMLGAYIATFTAFLVVNNTFLPELVAWVGPTALGTPLIAWWTRTWRTKLERA; encoded by the coding sequence ATGACCCACGCCATACTGATCCTTCATATTGCCGCCGGATTCGCAGCCCTGCTGGCGGGGGGCGTCGCCATCGCCACCAAAAAAGGCAAGGGATGGCATGTGACCGCCGGCCGCATCTATTTCTGGAGCATGGCGGGGGTGGCCGGCAGCGCCCTCTACCTGTCGGTTGTGCGCCCCAACCCTTTCCTGCTGCTGATCAGCCTCTTCAGTTTCTTCCTGACCTGGAGCGGTTACCGGGCCATTCACTGGAAAAACCGCACGCTGCAGGGGCCCGTCCGCTGGTTCCACCGTACGCTGGTGCCCCTCTTCCTGCTGACCGGCTGCCTGATGGTAACGCTGGGTGCGCTGGCCTGGCTGGGAATCTCCTTCCACCCGGCACTGGAGCGCCTGGCCGCGGTACTCTTTGTCTTCGGTGTTATTTTCACCGTGCTGGCGGCCGCCGAGTTCCGCCATATGATTTGGCCCGAAACGAGCGGCAAATTCTGGTGGATGTACCGGCACATCGGCAGCATGCTGGGCGCCTACATCGCCACCTTTACCGCCTTCCTGGTGGTCAACAATACCTTCCTCCCCGAGCTGGTCGCGTGGGTGGGTCCCACCGCCCTGGGCACCCCTCTAATTGCCTGGTGGACCCGCACCTGGCGCACAAAGCTGGAGAGAGCGTGA
- a CDS encoding LytTR family DNA-binding domain-containing protein yields the protein MSNILSQPYPCEMSRRERAGITAGVSLFVVFFLAAFAPFGLDAYTPARRLLLSLGYGAACALAMTADYLLVMPALPGVFRESKWTVGRQIGWITWILLTIGLANSVFSAAVGVMPFDPYRVGLATLQVVAVGTFPVATLVLLDYLRLYRRHARRAGELQEKVRRMREGGDISQDEDRLQLVSRNRKERLLLQPGELLYLTAADNYVEVYYRVKGEAKTKLLRGTLKDFEKQADHPEILRCHRSWIVNLRHVVNLSGNAQGYRLSLRGADRAIPVSRSHADTVLERMDAR from the coding sequence ATGTCGAACATCCTGAGCCAGCCCTATCCCTGCGAGATGAGCCGGCGAGAACGGGCCGGCATCACGGCAGGAGTTTCCCTCTTTGTGGTATTCTTCCTGGCGGCTTTCGCGCCTTTCGGACTGGACGCCTATACCCCGGCGCGACGCCTCCTGCTGAGCCTGGGATACGGGGCGGCCTGCGCCCTGGCCATGACCGCCGACTATCTCCTGGTCATGCCGGCACTTCCGGGCGTCTTCCGGGAGTCCAAGTGGACGGTGGGACGACAGATAGGATGGATTACATGGATTTTACTGACCATTGGTCTCGCAAACAGCGTCTTTTCGGCAGCGGTCGGCGTGATGCCTTTTGATCCGTACCGCGTGGGCCTCGCCACCCTGCAGGTGGTCGCCGTAGGCACCTTTCCGGTAGCCACCCTGGTGCTGCTGGACTACCTGAGGCTCTACCGCCGGCACGCCAGGCGGGCAGGGGAGCTTCAGGAAAAGGTACGCCGCATGCGGGAAGGCGGGGATATATCCCAGGATGAAGACCGACTGCAGCTGGTCTCCCGCAACCGGAAGGAGCGCCTGCTACTCCAGCCCGGGGAGCTGCTCTACCTGACGGCGGCTGACAACTACGTGGAGGTTTATTACCGGGTTAAAGGCGAAGCCAAAACCAAACTTCTTCGCGGTACCCTCAAGGATTTCGAGAAGCAGGCGGACCATCCCGAAATCCTGCGCTGCCACCGCTCATGGATTGTCAATTTGCGCCACGTGGTGAACCTCAGCGGCAACGCCCAGGGGTACAGGCTCTCCCTCCGCGGCGCGGACCGCGCCATTCCTGTCTCCCGTTCCCATGCCGACACGGTACTCGAGCGCATGGACGCACGATAG
- a CDS encoding DinB family protein: protein MKTSIPTLLSLLLLFAAAVPPAAAQQSGQSDDPFRAQFMRHFDYASRVLQLAEAMPAEFYDWRPGEGVYSVERVYTHIARYNYYYLENSLGIAAPEDVDVDNIESFTGKQQVVDILERSIKHVQAAVEEMPASTFTDPAQLYGQTVDGQAVLLQLITHMSEHVGQSIAYARMNDVVPPWSR from the coding sequence ATGAAAACTTCCATCCCCACCCTCCTCAGCCTTCTGCTGCTCTTCGCCGCGGCCGTTCCGCCTGCCGCCGCTCAGCAGAGCGGCCAGTCCGACGATCCCTTCCGCGCGCAGTTCATGCGTCATTTCGACTACGCCTCACGCGTACTTCAGTTGGCCGAGGCCATGCCTGCCGAGTTCTACGACTGGCGTCCCGGTGAGGGCGTCTATTCTGTGGAGAGGGTTTACACACACATCGCCCGCTACAACTACTACTACCTCGAAAACTCCCTCGGCATTGCCGCGCCTGAGGACGTGGACGTAGACAATATCGAGTCGTTTACCGGCAAGCAGCAGGTGGTCGATATCCTGGAACGCTCCATCAAGCATGTGCAGGCCGCAGTTGAGGAGATGCCCGCCTCCACCTTTACCGATCCCGCGCAACTTTACGGACAGACGGTGGACGGACAGGCCGTGTTGCTCCAGCTCATCACCCATATGAGCGAACACGTGGGACAGTCCATCGCCTACGCCCGGATGAACGACGTGGTTCCCCCCTGGAGCCGGTAG
- a CDS encoding LytTR family DNA-binding domain-containing protein gives MEKWTCMIVDDEPVAVRVIRRHLANMNSYEVVHATGDPLEAKRFLENQAVDLLLLDIEMPELDGLQLVKTLAEPPAVILVTAHRDYAVEGFEVNAVDYLMKPVSFPRFVRALDRFEQSRVSSNGETPDAPAPLYVTVDRKKRLIDPDEIRYVESLKDYIRIHTDRENIITKETTSDFEERLPDGRFLRIHRSFIVNVDRIRTVSHDEIELEDRILPVGRSYKERVMEKLGLD, from the coding sequence ATGGAGAAATGGACGTGCATGATCGTGGATGATGAGCCGGTGGCCGTCCGGGTCATCCGCCGTCACCTCGCCAATATGAACAGCTACGAAGTGGTCCATGCCACCGGCGACCCGCTGGAAGCGAAGCGCTTCCTGGAGAATCAGGCAGTGGACCTTCTTCTTTTGGACATCGAGATGCCGGAGCTCGACGGCCTGCAGCTGGTGAAAACACTTGCGGAGCCGCCGGCAGTTATACTGGTGACCGCCCACCGCGACTACGCCGTGGAGGGCTTCGAGGTGAATGCGGTGGACTACCTCATGAAACCGGTATCCTTCCCGCGTTTCGTGCGGGCCCTGGACCGTTTCGAGCAGTCCCGCGTTTCGTCAAACGGGGAGACGCCCGACGCCCCCGCTCCCCTCTACGTGACGGTAGACCGCAAAAAGCGGCTCATAGACCCCGACGAAATCCGCTATGTGGAGAGCCTCAAAGACTACATCCGCATCCACACCGACCGCGAGAATATCATCACCAAGGAAACCACCTCCGACTTCGAGGAGCGCCTGCCCGATGGGCGATTCCTGCGCATTCACCGCTCCTTCATTGTGAACGTAGACCGCATTCGCACAGTGTCGCACGACGAGATTGAACTGGAAGACCGCATCCTTCCCGTTGGACGGTCGTACAAGGAACGTGTGATGGAAAAACTGGGGTTGGACTAG
- a CDS encoding histidine kinase encodes MVLLFSSPSDGYGYRQGLIFVAFLLPVLATTTYFLLYYLVPRYLLRRRFFLFGLFTVFTFIAAAWLELMISIGLFVVVAELQIQQLNPRITDLGYLSGAIAMAILPAVAIHITRQWYRERETSERLKQEKLELELRAREKELDYLKEQIRPHFLFNVLNSLYGLTLEKSDEAPELVLKVSNMLDYMLYSGSDARVPVPDEIEHITNYIDIQKIRCGDRLTVELETDPAEGYTMAPMILLPFVENSFKHGVSQSSSESYVRVSVRVEQGDDAGPACLQMEVINSLVSRQKQEKTGVGLSNTRKRLELLFGEDFDLHTQQTENEYRIRLTIPLTKPSTTHGEMDVHDRG; translated from the coding sequence ATGGTCCTTCTTTTCAGCTCCCCGTCGGATGGCTACGGCTATCGCCAGGGACTCATCTTCGTAGCCTTCCTGCTGCCGGTGCTGGCCACCACCACCTACTTCCTGCTTTACTATCTGGTCCCTCGCTACCTGCTGCGGCGCCGATTCTTTCTCTTTGGCCTCTTTACCGTCTTCACCTTCATCGCGGCGGCCTGGCTGGAACTGATGATCTCAATCGGACTCTTCGTAGTGGTCGCAGAGCTGCAGATCCAGCAGCTCAATCCCCGAATCACCGACTTGGGCTACCTCTCCGGTGCCATAGCGATGGCAATCCTGCCTGCAGTCGCAATTCACATCACCCGGCAGTGGTACCGAGAACGGGAGACCAGCGAGCGTCTCAAGCAGGAGAAACTGGAGCTGGAGCTGCGCGCCCGCGAGAAGGAGCTGGACTACCTCAAGGAGCAGATCCGGCCTCATTTCCTCTTTAACGTGCTCAACAGCCTCTACGGGCTCACCCTGGAAAAATCGGACGAGGCCCCGGAGCTCGTACTGAAAGTATCGAATATGCTGGATTACATGCTCTACAGCGGCTCGGATGCAAGAGTCCCGGTACCCGATGAGATCGAACACATCACCAACTACATCGACATCCAGAAAATACGCTGCGGGGATCGGCTGACCGTTGAGCTGGAGACCGACCCTGCGGAGGGTTACACCATGGCCCCCATGATTCTGCTGCCTTTCGTGGAAAACAGTTTCAAGCATGGGGTCAGCCAGAGCTCATCGGAAAGCTACGTCCGCGTGTCCGTCCGGGTGGAGCAGGGCGATGACGCCGGGCCCGCCTGTCTGCAAATGGAGGTGATAAACTCTCTAGTATCCCGGCAAAAGCAGGAAAAGACCGGCGTTGGACTCTCCAATACCCGCAAGCGTCTGGAGCTTCTCTTCGGGGAGGACTTCGACCTGCATACCCAACAGACCGAAAACGAATACCGGATCCGGCTCACTATACCCCTAACCAAGCCTTCGACAACGCATGGAGAAATGGACGTGCATGATCGTGGATGA
- a CDS encoding MotA/TolQ/ExbB proton channel family protein, which translates to MIELFQMGGYFMYLVTLFGIISLLFLVQSVRPLFRGERASPRLLRNMMIAGGTAFASGLLAQVAGLYQAMSAIEAAGDISPALLAGGFKVSMIAPIYGLLIFLGTLAGYLLIQFFQPSGEKVSTS; encoded by the coding sequence ATGATTGAATTATTTCAAATGGGTGGCTACTTCATGTACCTGGTAACCCTGTTCGGAATCATCAGCCTCCTATTCCTGGTCCAATCGGTACGCCCTTTATTTCGCGGGGAACGCGCATCGCCCCGCCTGCTGCGCAACATGATGATCGCTGGTGGCACCGCATTTGCTTCCGGCCTGCTGGCACAGGTTGCTGGACTTTACCAGGCCATGTCGGCTATTGAGGCGGCGGGGGATATCTCGCCGGCCCTGCTGGCGGGTGGATTTAAGGTATCGATGATAGCCCCCATCTACGGGCTGCTAATTTTCTTGGGCACTCTTGCGGGCTACCTGCTCATCCAGTTCTTCCAGCCGTCGGGGGAAAAGGTATCGACCTCGTGA